The proteins below are encoded in one region of Oncorhynchus kisutch isolate 150728-3 linkage group LG14, Okis_V2, whole genome shotgun sequence:
- the LOC116353319 gene encoding sericin-1-like, with protein sequence MTYGHVQRLNWIVRFLQPGGSSGRYASTGSSASHASVGSTGLYASTGSSASHASVGSTGLYASTGSSASHASVGSTGLYASTGSSASHASVGSTGLYASTGSSASHASAGSTGLYALTRSSGSYASAGSPGSHASAGSS encoded by the coding sequence GCCTCAACTGGATTGTCAGGTTTTTACAGCCAGGTGGCTCGTCAGGCCGCTATGCCTCCACTGGATCATCAGCCTCCCATGCCTCAGTGGGATCGACAGGCCTCTATGCCTCCACTGGATCATCGGCCTCCCATGCCTCAGTGGGATCGACAGGCCTCTATGCCTCCACTGGATCATCGGCCTCCCATGCCTCAGTGGGATCGACAGGCCTCTATGCCTCCACTGGATCATCGGCCTCCCATGCCTCAGTGGGATCGACAGGCCTCTATGCCTCCACTGGATCATCGGcctcccatgcctcagcgggaTCGACAGGCCTTTATGCCTTAACCAGATCGTCAGGCTcctatgcctcagccggctcgcctGGCTCTCATGCCTCTGCCGGTTCGTCATGA